From the genome of Acetobacter oryzifermentans:
GATACACCAGCCGGTATCCGGAAGCTCGACGTTTGATTTTATAGCAGCTCACAGATCGTCCAATGAAACCGGAAGAGACGGTTCAGGCGAGGCAAGACGCTCTCGAACGACGCCAAGGAGCTCCAGACCGTCATCCGATACAACAGTGCGCCGGACAGGGAGCTTGCCAGTAGCGACGACATATTCAAAGGTCTGGCGGATGAGATCTGAGGGTGTCACGCCGAGTTCTGACAGACGATCGTAGGCCGCTTTCTTCAGACTGTCATCGATGCGCAGGTTAATTGAAGCCATGATGTGTCCTCCAACAAACACATCATCTGTTTGTGCCTTTACGTTTGTAAAGGCAAATGAATAAGGGCTGCGTTCCTGTCGTTCCCATGGAAAACGACAGGGACCGTCCTGATCAGAGACCATTGTGAGACTATCTCTGATAATTATACAGCCTATAGCCCACATGTAGCGCCAAAATCCCGAAAACTGCGTAAATAGGGGATTTCATGAAGGCATCAGACGCCCACCAGCTCAGATCGCCCCATAGTGGGTCATGCAGAAATTTTGAATCCAGACTGGTGATCTGTCTGATGACCGGCGGGGGAAGCGTGGTTTGGATCTTCCAGAAAGCAAAGCCTTGCGCAAACACATTCCACAACCATGCGAACGAAATGCTTCCAAAAAAGGGAGCATAAATGCGGTCAGTACAGACCAGCCTCAACCGATCGAGGATTGGTGTGTCACCGTCCAAATCGACCATAAACAGCATCATGCTGATGCTCATGACACACATTACAACCAGAAGCGGCCATTCCCACACCAAAGACCATTCCAGATCGCTGGTAAATACACACCATGCTGCAATCAGACCACTGATGACGGCAGGAATATTCCATACGAGAAGTCTTTTTTCGCTCCATGACAAGTCATAAGGCATCCTAAACCTCATCAATCCTGATAATTTAAGCTACGGCTTTCAATTCATAGTCCACATGGAACCCATCGTAAGGGAATACGACTTTATCTCCGATCTTTTCAAGCAGACCTGCTGCCAACAAGACTTGAATATCACCATGAGTAGCTTTCACGTCCCGTCCAATGAGCTTACTCAGACCTCTTATCGACATGGGCTTTCGGCCTGACATCACCTGCAACAACTCCTGACGACGTGGTGTCAGTGTTCTCCACATGAGATCAAGCGTTATGAATGTATGACGGGGCTCCTGTTTTTTACCTTCAAACGCTGCAGCCAGTCGTTTGCCCACTTCATCCAAACCATCGAAACCAATCAGAAGAATTTCTTT
Proteins encoded in this window:
- a CDS encoding type II toxin-antitoxin system RelB/DinJ family antitoxin, producing MVSDQDGPCRFPWERQERSPYSFAFTNVKAQTDDVFVGGHIMASINLRIDDSLKKAAYDRLSELGVTPSDLIRQTFEYVVATGKLPVRRTVVSDDGLELLGVVRERLASPEPSLPVSLDDL
- a CDS encoding HVO_A0114 family putative DNA-binding protein — protein: MVEMKDVLRSQKKKEILLIGFDGLDEVGKRLAAAFEGKKQEPRHTFITLDLMWRTLTPRRQELLQVMSGRKPMSIRGLSKLIGRDVKATHGDIQVLLAAGLLEKIGDKVVFPYDGFHVDYELKAVA